The stretch of DNA gccaggacatggaagcaacctagatgtccatcagcagatgaatggataagaaagctgcggtacatatgcacaatggaatattaactcagccattaaaagaatgcgtttgaaacagttctaatgaggtggatgaaactggagcctatcatacagagtgaagtaagccagaaagaaaaacaccaatacagtatattaacacatatatatggaatttagaaagatgataacaatcaccctatatgtgagacagcaaaagagacacagatgtaaaaaacagacgattggactctgtgggagaaggtgagggtgggataatttgagagaatagcattgaatcatgtatattatcatatatgaaatagatcgccagtccaggttcaaggcATAAGACAGGGTCCTCAGGGCCGgtccactgggatgaccctgagggatgggatggggatggaggtaggaggggggttcaggatgggggacacatgtacatctgtggctgattcatgtcaatgtatggcaaaaaccactacaatattataaagtaattagactccaattaaaataaataaacctttaaaaaactCAAGTTTTCAGTAATACAAGAGCATGTCCAAAATTACGTATACAGAGGCCACCTAGTTTTAATTTGGTTGTCTGAACCACAGCTACTCCCATTTGACTTTTGAGTGCATTCCCTTCCTCGGTGGCCAAAGCAGATGCACAGTGCATGTCTGAAGGGCCGCAAGTCGGGCTGCTCTGGTCAGTAAAATTTAAGTTCAGCCATGTATAAACCTTCTCACTTCCTCAATATGTGCAGATTCTttcatcatttctctttttaattgcaAATCTTTCAATAGAAAGCCCTGATGATTAAAATATCCAACCCTTGATGGGGTGTTGGCTCCTAGTCTAGACTCAGATTGTGTCCCTAGGCCTCCTTTATATTCACCTAATCATTCATGTTCAGGGAAAACTAATCAGATCTCATGAACAGGCTTAGAGGTTATGTTAATGAGGAAACGCTTTATAGGCCATATATTTTATCCAATTGTTACACAAGCATTATacatatgcttttaaaattttttttttttttttggccacaccatgcagtaTGTGGAACTTCCTGATCAGGAATCAGACTCAAGCCCCCTGTAatagaagcacagagttttaaccactgaaccatcaggggcttcccaggttggttTAGtgggttaagaacccacctgccaatgcaggagacgtaagagatgcaggttcgatccctgggtcaggaagatcccctggaggacagcatggcaatccactccagtattctggcctggagaatcccaatggatagaggagcattgtgggctacagtccatagggtcgcaaagaactggacacgaccgagcaactgacacacatatcagggaagcccctatgtgtgctttttcttttaaaaatgtatttattttatttgtgtgcttctttatagctttttaaaaaagaaaaaaaaattgactgcgctgggtcttggttgtggcaagcaggagctactctctgttgtggagtgtgggcttttcattgcggtggcttctcttgttgcgaagcatgggctctagggcacgtggggctcagtagctgtggcactcgAGCTTAGTTTTCCACACACCATATGGGATCTTCCAAactgggaattgaacctgtgttccctacagattcttaaccaatggacccgGAGGGAAGTTCCCCTACATGTGCTTTTAGTGGTAGATTTAAACAAACAGTGTCACACTTCCTGAGTAGTTTTACTCTGTGACAATTTCACtagataattttttctttccatccAGAACATCAGGGCAAAAGTATGGCTAGCACAATAACTTTCATAAATACAGAGCTCAATGAACAGAACTGGAACATTGTTCTCTCTAAAATTACCCTCATTCCACCAAACACAGCCCATCAAAAGtaatttgtttgcaaaataagcCTAGTCAATTGACCACACTCAGAGTCTCACCacgcaatgctgctgctgctgctaagtcgcttcagttgtgtccgactctgtgtaaccccatggactacagcctaccaggctcctccatccatgggattttccaggcaagaatactggagtgggctaccattgccttctcctaacaccATGCAATGAGACTCCTCCAAACTGACTGAGGGAGCACTCCTTGGGAGTCTCGGACAGAATTCCCAAAAGGCTTCTGGAAGCCAGCGAAGCCGTGCCAAAGGCATCTCTCAGGCTATACTTGGTGGGTCTCTCAGTCCCCAAAACATTAAGATTCCTACACATGCCCAGAGATAGTCTCTATCACCCCCTGAGAAGGCTGCTCAGAACTTAAGGGTCTCTAACTTCTGGAGGGACCAGGTAGAGATGAAAAATGCTTTAATTCTACCCACAGGTGTAGTTTACCAAATGGCTATAAATCATAGCCAACTTGAGCAAAAGGGCTTCTTCATATCTGAAAAACACAGATCAAAAACAGTAACATTCCAGACAAAACCCATAAATGTTATAACCATATTTACCAGGTCATTCAGTAACCAGTCTTTCTGTTAACTTTTTATGAAGCCATCAGGTCTTCTATTAGGATTCTTCAAGTTCTTACCCAGTTCAGCAGTATcccgtgaaagtcgctcagttgtgcccgactgtttgcatggactatagtccatggaattctccagaccagaatactggagtgggtagcctttcccttctccaggggatcttcccaacccagggatagaacccaggtctcccacattgcaggcggattctttaccagctgagccacaagggaagcccaagaatactgaagtgagtagcctatcccttctccagcagatcttcctgacccatcaatcgaaccagggtctcctgcattgcaggtggattctttaccaactgagctatcagttaAGCAGTGTAAGATGAAATTTATCAGAGACCTGTTATGGTCAAGAGGCCCTTCCTACGAATCTTCTTGAAGATGAAGCACTTTTGCTAAAACATCAGAGTACAGCAATAACAAATgtcaaaagtcttttaaaaagatcacttGATCACAATGTGATGGATAAAGAAACTTGGTTACAAGAATTATGACTGATTATAATCTTAACCCTTGAGAATCTTAatctctggcaaaaaaaaaaaaaaacaacaagaagcAAGTAATCATGCATTTCCTGATTGGAAAACGTAATGTTTAGTCTTCCTCTCCTAAGCAAACAAAGGTAGATAAAGACTTGCCCAGCaattaatatttcaatattttatcctGTTTGAAATGACTCATGAATTCTCTTCTTTCAACTTCATTTTCAAAGTCACCAAAATCTAGGGAGACTATTTCAGATAGACATTCCccaaatataattatttctacAGAGTTTACCTAAaagctcttttttccttctttatccttcagttcagttcagttcagttcagtctctcagtcatgtccgactctttgagaccccatgaatcacagcacgccaggcctccctgtccatcaccaactcccagagtttacccaaactcatgtccattgagttggtgataccatccagccatctcaccctctgtcatccccttctcctcccacccctaatccctcccagcatcagggtcttttcaaatgagtcaactcttcacatgaggtggccaaagtactggagtttcagcttcagcatcagtccttccaatgaacacccaggactgatctcctttaggatggactggttggatctccttgcagtccaggggtctctcaagagtcttctccaacaccacagttcaaaagcatcaattcttcagtgctcagctttcttcacagtccaactctcacatccatacatgaccactggaaaaaccatagccttgactagacgggcatttgttggcaaagtaatgtctctgcttttgaatatgctatctaggttggtcataactttccttccaaggagtaagcgtcttttaatttcatggctgcaatcaccatctgcagtgattttggagcccacaaaaataaagtctgccactgtttctactgtttccccatctatttcccattagaGGTCATGTAAGATTAAAGTTCCAGAGAGCCCAGATAGATTATTTACGTCTCAGAGGCACAAGAGAAATACCAAATCCTTCTTGAAAGATAGCTTTGCCAATTAGAGAAGGCTCACTCTGATACAACAGCAGAGCCATTAGAGGCCATTGCTCTCCAGATCTCTTGGTGGCCCTCCTTCAGCGAGGACAGACACCCCAGGCTTACCACTGCAACTTCCAGGCCCCACAGTCTCATGGACAGTCCCTGCACCTTTCCATTCCCCATCCTGTGTTTTCCAACATCTTGGCACTAGTGGGAGTTTCTTTGGTTTCTTGGTTGGCTCCACCAGTTACTGGACTGCACCCTCAGGCCTACAAGGCCTGTGCTTGCCCAGCTTCAAGACTGAAGAAACAGCCTGgagtcagcaacagagacacCAGTGGTTTAATGGATGGGGGAGTTTACAGGTCAGAAGCAAGTTTCTGGAGAGATACCCCACTGTGTGCAGTGGACCGTGGGCAGGACGTGTTGGCAGGCTTTGCTCCagaattagatttttaaagaattactttCACAGACATTGCAACTCAAGTCCAGGGACCTTACAAAACCAATTTTATTAGAAACAGCATTTACAAAGATAACTATTTGATGCAGTGTTGTAGCTGATTTAATGCACTCAGAAAGAAAGAACACTTTTTCCTTATTTTGCTGAAGTTAGAAGAGCCTACAGTTTCAAGTCAAGAGGGTGGAATTCCATGTGCAAACACagacaggagaaagaaaaatttacaaCTTATAATATGGGAGAAGGGGAGTAGAATAGGACTAGTAATAAGTGGAATATTAGTCatgtaatgttttaaatttccattAGTTGTACAAATATtttgtggttattttttaaaccagaaacatttttcaaatgttttgtatagacagaaaaataagaaatgcattAGCGTTATTAagtagcaggacttccctggtggcttagatggtgaagaatctgcctgcgatgtgggaggcctgggttcgattcctgggtcagaaagatcccctggagaagggaatagctatccactccagtattcttgcctggagaattccatggttagaagagcctggtgagctatagtccatggggttgcaaagagtcggacatgactgagcaactaacactattatCAGTGTTTTAGTTAGAAGAATAATTTTGTGGCTATGTTAGTCTGCTCAGGATGtaataacaaaatgccacagactgggtggcttaaagaacagaaatttatttcacaaAGTTCTAGATGCTGAGaatctaagatcatggtgtcAGTAGGAGTTGTTTCATCTTGGAGCCTCTTCTCTTGACTTGGAAGTGGCCACCATCTCTCTCTGTGTTCACTTGACCTCGTGTTTGTGTGtggacagagaaagagacagaaagagctcTTGGATGTCTCTTCTCATAAGGTCTCCAATCTTAGGAGATCAAGACCCCTtcctatgacctcatttaaccttaatgacTTCCTTATAGATCCACACTAAACGTTAGGGCTTCAAcctatgaattttggagggacacaaatGTTCAGTCCATAAGACTGGCCcaccaaaatataaaagtaaagggGGAAATTACAGTTCAAGAATATActtgatttaaattttaagttgatATGTTATAGAACATTAAGTAGAGCGGAGTTGAGAAGTTGATCTGTAAAGACTGTATTTTTCCTAGTTCTGTTTACTTAATAACCTGTGTGCGCCTTTAGAAGCAGATTTTGGTCTCTAATGCTCTCACTTAAAGAGAAAAtggctttagttttgttttatattggcttattatttctttgtaaagTGACAATCAATGCTTACTATCATGATTAAAGCTTGATCTGGGATATTCTGAGGACAAAAAAAATGGAACTTACACTTGTAAAAGATTAAATAATTGTACAGTGCTCTCTGTTCTGCCAAAAGTTATTAAGACCCACTAAGTTGCTGTCTGAACTATCTTGGGAATCTCCCAAATCCTGGATCAATGCGACATACAGAAATGTAAAGAATTCTGGAAACAAGAATTCTGCTTCTACTTTGGCCAAGTAGTCCCAACCAGACCACCCTTCTGCAGATTAACTATAGATCCtggacaaattttttaaaaaatacactataaGGGTCCAGACTTAGAAGaaacaatggccacaggacaaatgtattgtttttatggCTTTTAGCCATAGGGCAGGTCACAGTCTGTGCTGTGCAGGGTGATTAAAGCTCCTTCAGAAAACCACTATCCTTCTGGTTGGAAGAATCAGGGGCAGAATTTGGGACAATAGCTACCAGGAGTTTGGGGAGGAATCCCTGAAAGGAGAGAGCCAGAGAGGGAAGTTCCAGATTCTGTATGTCAGCTCTGCCCAAATCTCTAGCTGACCCATGAATGGAAAAGACAAGTTTATTCCAACACCAATCAGATTGCCATCCATGGATACTGAGAGAGCAAATCGCCTCATCCCATTTTGGTTTGGAATTCTTAAATGTCACGCTGCCACAGAATATGTAGCTGTTGATTCGCTCTGGATGCCAGACAGACAAGAATGTTGTATAAGATAGCTGGCTCCATGGTGCTTGGATGGATCCCAAACACAATGCTCCTTTCCAGACCTGAGAATCTTCGGACACTGTCCAACACCATGTGATCACCCCCCAGGTCACTCGCATCGGTGAGATACACTATCCTTTTCTTCCTCATTGCTTGCAAGAGCTTCTGCTGgtatttctccacatcttttgcAGTGCTGACAAGCACAGCAACATCCTTGGGAGAATAACCCCTTTCAAAGAGAAGCTTGCAGGTGTCTGCCACGTGCGTCACTATTGCATTCAGAGTTAAGTTCTTCTTAATATGTAAGGTTCCCTGAACATCCCGAGCCCATTCAGCTTTAAGGCACATCTTCAGGGGCTCATGGGGGATGTTACACGGAGGATTTTTCCTGACCTTCTGCAATACACGTCGTAGATATCCAGCTATTTGACCTGCATTGCGTACCACTCTGGTGAGCTCTTCCCTCGGATACTGGGCTGAGAGAGCAGGGAGGCCGATGCGCTCCATGTGGCTGGTCTGAAAGTAGTCCAGAAAGATCCAGAGAATTCTTGGGCAATCCACGTCTCTCTGAGTGATGGTTTTCGCCTTTATATACCAGTCCCCATCTTCAGTGCGGAAATTCTGAGCTTCATCGATGATGATATGTTGAATGTATTCAAAGTCATATTTCATGAAGCTCTTCCGGGTCACTGCCTGGCAGATATTTTTGCCcctgtgaaaataaaaaagtcacATCCCGGTTTTCTCTGAGTcagtaaaggaagaaaatgatcatACTCCTGCAAATACAGTATTGTTGCCACAGATCATTTTACCATCTTACTCTCAAGAAACAAGGTGATTCAGGTTGTCAGGGATGTGGAGTGAATTTAGATAGAACCTCATTTGCTGACTCTAAGATCCAcctgcttgggacttccctggccatccaatGATTAGAACTCGGCCCTTTTGCTGCGatgggcctgggttcgatccccttaAGCCATGTGgtacggccaaaaaaaaaaaaaaaaaaatccaactgctTACCTGATAAAATTCTTCAAAGGCTTGTTCTCACAAATGTAGAGAATTTCCTGTGTCTCACAGTGAAAAGTGTTCCTGATCTTCTCCATGATCTTTATGGCCATGATCGTCTTCCCTGAGCCAGGTAAGCCATGGATAAACAACTCTTTGCTCTTGCGGAGGTTTTTCGAGAAGATCTTATATTGCTTGGCTGTGAGCAGATTTAAAACCTCACAGCCGAGCTTGTCACTCAAGAGAGACCGGAAGCCAAGCAAGACGATCACAAGGGACTGCAGCAAAGCTTCCATTTGCTGAGTGTCCGCAAGGTGATAGGAACTGGGATAATCAATCACAGAGCCTGAGCCCGCCGAGGACTGTGCACCGCCCTCGGGACTCAGGTGGAGGACCTTGGTCATGATACACAGATTTTCCGTGTAGCCTCCCGTATTCACCAGCTTCTGCTTCAGAGTGAAGGCGGTGCGAGTGCAATAGGACTGCCCCTCTGCGTCTTGCCCCCTGAGGATGGTGTAGAGAATGGGCGGCCTGTTCTGCGCTATCAGCAGAGCATCACAGATGACTCCTTGCTTCTCTTCCAAGTTCAGGTCCACAGCCCAGCTTGTAGAAAGGATTAAAATTCCCTGGGAGGATGGGTCTATTTGCCTATTTATTAATTCCTCCAAACCTTCATTCTGCGAGAACAGTTCCTTCTGGAGAGATTCAGGGGTATATTTCAGACATCCTGGTGTCACTAGATATGGAAAAGATTATATGTTTAAGGGCAAAGATCACATTTTTATGATTAATTGTAATTAATCAAAATTGCTAAATACTTATACTTAAATTGCAatcttattattataaattacatattttatatacattcttttgcCAACATTATTATATTACAGTGAAGAAAAAGAAGCCTTGACAGTCTGACACACTTCATCTAAGCCTATGTGCTCATTATGTTTATGACCCTGGTAAATTTCTTAACCTAAGactgttccctcatctgtaaaacaaacagaaatccatatttacaaaaatagcaCATCTCTTATGGTTAGGAATAACTGAAATAGCATAAAGTGTGTGCTCTTTGTAGCTGGTTGAGAAGTTATTCTTTCCCTTGCTACTCTTAAAGCACCTGAATCTCAAAATGCCCCTGAACAGTCCCCACTGATGGAAGTAGGAAGAGCCCTTCCAAGAAGAAGGTGGTCATTAAATGTCAGTGGAGAAGATGGAGCCATGAGAACTTTACTAGCAGGAAACTCCATGCAGCCCTGCACTGGGAGACCCTGAGATCAGACTCTGAGGTAACTCTGCTGAAGCATCACTCACCCACAGATCTATGTAAGACTGCACCCGTAACAAAGAGTCTTCCTTTGACATGAGGGAGCAAGGAGCAATGTTGTGACATGAGAATAAACTTTGCCCGGCAGGGTTTTAAACTTATGTCGATGATCATTTGTTCCAAAGAGGTGCGGGGAGGAATGAGGAGACCATTGTCATTCTGTGGTGGTGGTATCAGATCACATTCTAGAATCTGGATCTGTAGTGTTGATTTCCAGTGAAATTACCCATATTTCATTGGTGGTTGTTTATTGTTCCTTGCCGTGGTGCTTTCTCACGTGTACCAGATGTTTGCTTAACTTGATTTTGCCTACTCACCACCGGGTGGTGGTGAGTAGGAGATGGAATCTATGATGAGACACATCTGGATTTTGGAGATGTTAAAAGGtgggaggagggcttccctgatgactcctagtggtaaagagccctcctgccaatgcataagacccaggttcgatccctgatccaggaagatcccatatgctgcggagcagctaagcccatgcaccaactactgagcctgtgctcttgaggccgggagccacagctactgcacccacgtgccacgactactgaagcctgagcacctagagcccgtgctccgtgacaaaagaagccaccacgatgagaagcccacgcactgccgctggagagtagccctcacttgccacaactagagaaaagcctgagcagcaacaagacccatcacagccaaaaataaataaataaatatttaaaagataggGGGAAACATGCATCTTTGGATGGACAGACGATATAAGGATATGTTTTAACATGCAGCTTTAGAAACCAAACCAAAAGGAAGTATAACATAAGAAAACACATCATTTGTTGATTATACCCGGGAGTTGACATGCATCTGTGGTTCTCACAATTTTGCAAGGCAGATATAATGACTGTTCTCTTTTTCATATGAGTAAATGGGAACTCAAACAGGTCAAGTGCCTGGCCCATGGTCACATCACTGGGAAGTGGCAGAGCCGAGGGCTGGACCCAGTGGTGTCTCGGACACCAGACCCTCTCGCTGTTTCTACTGCACAGCCCTGCAAGCCACACAGACTACCCCTGCTGCTAAGTGGAGCATGTCACTAAAGCATTTGATGTTCATAGCACCTCCTCCTCATCAAAtagctcttatttttctttaattacatAATGGGATATGCTTCCCAAGGAAATTATGTGGAGGCAATGTGtccctttcatttctttgatattcTACATGGCACTTAATGACAGGGGCCAGACTAGGTGTCAATAAAATGTCAACCACTCCATGTGCACCAGAGTAATTACCACTCTCCATGTGACTTGGGGCCTCTGTGCCTTTGTGTAGGTGTGCCCTGAGACTCGAATGCCCTCCTctacttttgaaagtgaaagtcgctcagtcgtgtccaactctttgcgaccccatggactgtattgtccatagaattctccaggctagaatactggagtgggtagctgttcccttctccaaggaatcttcccaacccagggatcgaacc from Bos mutus isolate GX-2022 chromosome 19, NWIPB_WYAK_1.1, whole genome shotgun sequence encodes:
- the SLFN11 gene encoding schlafen family member 11, whose translation is MEKHYSRLAVDSSYPDLVINVGKVTLGESNRKKLQKVQREKEKVKVIQAACALLNSGGGVIQLEMANNDDNLVEMGLDLEEALRTLILFSNLQAFFETKQQGSCYYIFVKSWSSDTLLENVSVKPRICSLSSSLYCRSGTSVYLMDSRKAFHFLKTKKTNAKSSGKEPVGEISKVIHPDLHDVDPTYCIFQKDHFERGEVMPFPESQLIEFKQFATKHIEQYMKDTILEYIPAFANTEGGYLVIGVDDKSREVLGCAKENVDRDSLKKKIEETIQKLSCVHFCQSRCQIDFTVKILDVLAKGELFGYACVIGVKRFCGAVFSGVPSSWMVNGKDVCSLTTKEWLSMMMDTDPDLTQLCRDFESQLSLSNSPPQSRPVYSKKGLEHKKDLQQLLFPVTPGCLKYTPESLQKELFSQNEGLEELINRQIDPSSQGILILSTSWAVDLNLEEKQGVICDALLIAQNRPPILYTILRGQDAEGQSYCTRTAFTLKQKLVNTGGYTENLCIMTKVLHLSPEGGAQSSAGSGSVIDYPSSYHLADTQQMEALLQSLVIVLLGFRSLLSDKLGCEVLNLLTAKQYKIFSKNLRKSKELFIHGLPGSGKTIMAIKIMEKIRNTFHCETQEILYICENKPLKNFIRGKNICQAVTRKSFMKYDFEYIQHIIIDEAQNFRTEDGDWYIKAKTITQRDVDCPRILWIFLDYFQTSHMERIGLPALSAQYPREELTRVVRNAGQIAGYLRRVLQKVRKNPPCNIPHEPLKMCLKAEWARDVQGTLHIKKNLTLNAIVTHVADTCKLLFERGYSPKDVAVLVSTAKDVEKYQQKLLQAMRKKRIVYLTDASDLGGDHMVLDSVRRFSGLERSIVFGIHPSTMEPAILYNILVCLASRANQQLHILWQRDI